From Lawsonia intracellularis PHE/MN1-00, the proteins below share one genomic window:
- a CDS encoding efflux transporter outer membrane subunit, with amino-acid sequence MKRLLLCIITCVIVSSCSFAPDYNRPHLELPEVWVSSPETGVPASMQWWKRFNDSTLDILVAEALQHNRDLIAAVARVDYAQAQLGVARSDLFPHFSGNAQATPVWVDHKRVTDGQSPYSANFSASWEIDIWGKIRNAKDAAFSQLMATEAEKEGVFLSIAAQTANAYFLLRSLDLQCSIAERTVKTREDALSIYTAQYQKGFINKLDLTRAKTEVETARTALYQKRIAQENAETALSVLLGRSPRLIMDTAIERGVSMKDLSCIPVIPQGIPSELLERRPDIRQAEYTLKATSANIGVARAAWLPSISLTGLFGIVSPHLSDLLKNPLKTWSYGETGTVPILDFGQVYYNVEAAQAKEREALANYEKTVQNAFKDIHDALIRQYESKNIVNSLERMVKELRIAVHLARTLYDNGYTSYLDVLDAERALFQSELDLASAWSDRLSSIVQVCLALGGSWE; translated from the coding sequence ATGAAAAGATTGTTACTCTGTATTATAACATGTGTTATTGTATCAAGTTGCTCTTTTGCTCCAGATTACAATCGACCACATTTAGAGTTACCTGAGGTATGGGTTAGTTCACCAGAGACAGGAGTTCCTGCTTCTATGCAGTGGTGGAAACGCTTTAATGATTCTACACTTGATATTTTAGTAGCAGAAGCTTTGCAGCATAATAGAGACTTAATTGCAGCTGTGGCCAGAGTAGATTATGCACAAGCTCAGTTAGGAGTTGCTCGATCAGATTTGTTTCCACATTTTTCAGGAAATGCTCAAGCAACACCTGTATGGGTAGATCATAAGAGGGTTACAGATGGACAATCTCCATATAGCGCAAACTTTTCAGCAAGTTGGGAAATTGATATTTGGGGAAAGATACGGAATGCCAAAGATGCTGCATTTTCTCAATTAATGGCTACAGAAGCAGAAAAAGAGGGTGTTTTTCTTTCTATTGCTGCCCAAACAGCAAATGCTTATTTTTTGTTGAGGAGCCTTGACTTACAATGTTCTATTGCAGAGAGGACAGTAAAAACACGTGAAGATGCATTAAGTATCTATACTGCACAATATCAAAAAGGATTTATTAACAAATTAGATTTAACTCGAGCAAAAACAGAAGTTGAGACAGCACGTACAGCACTTTATCAAAAACGTATTGCACAAGAGAATGCTGAAACAGCTTTATCTGTTTTGTTAGGCCGTTCTCCACGGTTAATTATGGACACAGCAATTGAGCGTGGGGTATCTATGAAAGATTTATCTTGTATTCCTGTTATTCCTCAAGGTATTCCTTCAGAGCTTTTAGAAAGACGTCCTGATATACGTCAAGCTGAATATACGTTAAAAGCTACTAGTGCAAATATTGGTGTGGCAAGAGCAGCTTGGTTACCATCTATTTCATTAACAGGATTATTTGGTATTGTAAGCCCACATTTAAGTGATTTATTAAAAAATCCTTTAAAAACATGGAGTTATGGGGAAACTGGAACTGTGCCTATTTTAGATTTTGGTCAGGTATACTATAATGTGGAAGCAGCCCAGGCAAAAGAACGTGAAGCATTAGCTAACTATGAAAAAACAGTACAAAATGCTTTTAAAGATATTCATGATGCTCTTATACGGCAATATGAATCAAAGAATATAGTTAATTCACTTGAACGAATGGTGAAAGAGTTACGTATAGCTGTACATCTTGCACGTACTCTTTACGATAATGGTTATACATCTTATCTTGATGTGTTAGATGCAGAACGTGCTCTTTTTCAAAGTGAACTAGATCTTGCTAGTGCTTGGAGTGATCGCCTATCTTCTATTGTACAAGTTTGTTTAGCATTAGGAGGCAGTTGGGAATAA
- a CDS encoding FmdB family zinc ribbon protein has translation MPIYEYYCTQCDNTFEEWSKNASSHEHKKCPNCGGDAKQLISNTAFILKGSGWYVTEYGNKKSEEQNKKNTSDKTEVSSDSSSTTLESSGDGSSSTETHKTPSISEPQKTSKEKPKVQQNTKSAVTASSEVTSSNEATISK, from the coding sequence ATGCCAATTTATGAATATTATTGTACACAATGTGATAATACCTTTGAAGAGTGGTCAAAGAATGCGTCATCTCATGAACATAAAAAGTGTCCCAACTGTGGTGGAGATGCAAAACAACTTATTTCTAATACAGCGTTTATCCTTAAAGGAAGTGGTTGGTATGTAACAGAGTATGGAAATAAAAAAAGTGAAGAGCAGAACAAAAAAAATACTTCCGATAAAACAGAGGTGTCATCTGACTCTTCTAGCACTACATTAGAGTCTTCTGGTGATGGAAGTAGTTCTACAGAGACTCATAAGACACCTTCAATAAGTGAGCCTCAAAAAACATCTAAAGAAAAGCCTAAAGTTCAACAGAACACTAAGTCTGCTGTAACAGCATCAAGTGAAGTAACAAGCAGTAATGAAGCAACTATTAGTAAGTAA
- the purB gene encoding adenylosuccinate lyase, with amino-acid sequence MIDRYTRKEMGRIWTLNNRYQTWLRVELAVCLAWNKLGVISDDAFKTIQERAVIDVNRILEIESITHHDVIAFLTALEEQIGPEARFIHLGCTSSDIVDTATSLLLIEAGELILKGFDKLLTSIESLALKHQGLLCMGRTHGVHAEPTTFALKFANFFAEIQRDKERFVQAFNGIHVGKFSGAVGTYTFLTPEVETIACDILGLKPDTISTQVIQRDRHAEYFTALAITAGSIERLCVELRHLQRTEVREVEEGFQKGQKGSSAMPHKKNPISAENMTGLSRLIRGNVLAALENQALWHERDISHSSVERVIMPDTTILMDYIFHRLSGILDELIVLPENIECNMQASFGLFYSQRILNALIESGMGRQEAYVSVQRNAMQSWETKQPFQEVIMDDTNIVSCLGQEMLEKLFDTSFYLRYEKVILGRIFGESTLQKYQANKKN; translated from the coding sequence ATGATTGATCGTTATACACGTAAGGAAATGGGTCGTATTTGGACGTTAAACAATCGTTACCAGACATGGCTACGTGTAGAGCTAGCAGTATGTTTAGCTTGGAATAAGTTGGGTGTAATTTCAGATGATGCCTTCAAGACCATTCAGGAACGTGCTGTGATTGATGTGAATCGTATACTTGAAATTGAGAGTATTACACATCATGATGTTATTGCATTTTTAACAGCTCTAGAGGAGCAAATAGGACCAGAAGCTCGTTTTATTCATTTAGGTTGTACTTCATCTGATATTGTAGATACAGCAACGTCACTTTTACTTATAGAGGCAGGAGAGCTTATATTAAAAGGTTTTGATAAGCTACTTACATCTATTGAATCCCTTGCATTAAAACATCAAGGGTTGCTTTGTATGGGTAGAACACATGGGGTTCATGCTGAACCAACAACATTTGCCTTAAAGTTTGCTAATTTTTTTGCTGAAATCCAACGAGATAAAGAGCGTTTTGTACAAGCATTTAATGGTATTCATGTTGGAAAATTTTCAGGTGCTGTTGGTACATACACATTTCTCACTCCAGAAGTTGAAACTATTGCATGTGATATCCTTGGGCTTAAACCTGATACTATTTCTACTCAAGTTATACAGCGAGACCGTCATGCTGAATATTTCACAGCTCTTGCTATTACAGCAGGAAGTATTGAGCGACTTTGTGTAGAATTACGTCACTTACAAAGAACAGAAGTACGAGAGGTAGAGGAAGGTTTTCAGAAGGGACAAAAAGGTTCTTCTGCTATGCCTCATAAAAAAAATCCAATTTCTGCAGAAAACATGACAGGGCTTTCTCGCCTTATCCGAGGAAATGTTCTTGCTGCATTAGAGAACCAAGCATTATGGCATGAAAGAGATATTAGTCATTCATCAGTAGAGCGTGTAATAATGCCTGATACAACTATATTGATGGACTATATCTTTCATCGTTTATCTGGGATATTAGATGAATTAATCGTTCTTCCAGAAAATATAGAATGTAATATGCAGGCCTCATTTGGTTTATTTTATTCACAACGAATTTTGAATGCTCTAATAGAATCTGGGATGGGTCGTCAGGAAGCTTATGTTTCTGTACAGCGTAATGCTATGCAGAGTTGGGAGACTAAACAACCTTTTCAAGAAGTTATTATGGATGATACAAATATTGTATCTTGTTTAGGTCAAGAAATGTTAGAGAAGTTATTCGATACTAGTTTTTATCTTCGTTATGAAAAAGTTATATTAGGGCGAATATTTGGTGAATCTACTTTACAGAAATATCAAGCAAATAAGAAAAATTAA
- the pyrE gene encoding orotate phosphoribosyltransferase gives MDILKKRLAKIFFERSYKEGNFTLSSGRKSDYYFDCRQTALHPEGAWLIGNLLNALLVDVDISAVGGMTLGADPLISAITVISYELDRPLSGLIVRKEAKLHGTAQYVEGLANVHSGDRVAVIEDVVTTGNSLLLACERIKASGLTIAILCTIFDREEGGKEFLQEAGYELRSLFTRKELVDLATSL, from the coding sequence ATGGATATTTTAAAAAAACGATTAGCAAAAATTTTTTTTGAACGTTCATATAAAGAAGGAAATTTTACTTTAAGTTCAGGCCGTAAGAGCGATTATTATTTTGATTGCAGACAAACAGCATTACATCCTGAAGGGGCTTGGTTAATAGGAAATCTTCTTAATGCATTACTTGTTGATGTAGATATTTCGGCAGTGGGAGGAATGACCTTAGGTGCTGATCCTCTTATTTCAGCAATAACTGTTATTTCATATGAATTAGATAGGCCTCTTTCAGGACTTATTGTCCGTAAAGAGGCAAAGTTACATGGAACTGCTCAATATGTCGAAGGTCTTGCAAACGTCCATTCTGGAGATAGAGTTGCTGTTATTGAAGATGTTGTAACTACCGGAAACTCTTTACTTTTAGCATGCGAACGTATTAAAGCTTCCGGATTGACTATTGCTATTCTCTGTACAATATTTGATCGTGAAGAAGGAGGGAAAGAATTTCTTCAGGAAGCTGGTTATGAATTACGATCTCTTTTTACCCGTAAAGAGCTTGTAGACCTTGCAACTAGTCTATAA
- a CDS encoding YybH family protein translates to MEDAFFFTIGIHLTTFNTFISIKDIFQVNKIAIAEMHSSMIPGRRDNVSLRKPRNQEGTSYISQLKNRTVQWNDAWVKRSLTFFDFYWPEAYTVFQGIPFQEYKDKEVNSFKVNQWVDSFCGEIHVEKEAEYWVSWFHQYLRMPNSSIEGIRKLYWKENEQGELKIVGMKWIPQELDLESSYLESITSKITAFIEDWRFAWETGDVEKYAVYYAEDSIQGDRRGKDAIIEHKRSTWNTRKPKEVFLTGLRVMAVKDGIQVDMAQRFHDALAYSDKGIKTLLLRPTGKSWVIVREDWSEILQ, encoded by the coding sequence TTGGAGGATGCTTTTTTTTTTACTATAGGTATCCACTTAACAACATTTAATACTTTTATAAGTATAAAAGATATCTTTCAAGTAAATAAAATAGCTATTGCTGAAATGCATTCTAGCATGATTCCAGGAAGAAGGGATAATGTATCTCTTAGAAAACCAAGAAATCAGGAAGGTACTTCGTATATTAGTCAGTTAAAGAATAGGACAGTTCAGTGGAATGATGCTTGGGTAAAACGATCGTTAACTTTTTTTGATTTTTATTGGCCTGAAGCATATACAGTATTCCAAGGTATTCCTTTTCAGGAATATAAAGATAAAGAAGTAAACTCATTTAAAGTAAACCAGTGGGTAGATAGTTTTTGTGGAGAGATCCATGTTGAAAAGGAAGCAGAATATTGGGTTTCATGGTTTCATCAATATTTACGTATGCCTAATAGTTCTATAGAGGGCATTCGCAAGCTTTATTGGAAGGAAAATGAACAAGGTGAATTAAAGATTGTTGGTATGAAGTGGATTCCTCAGGAGCTTGATTTAGAATCTTCATATTTAGAAAGTATAACTTCCAAAATTACAGCTTTTATCGAAGATTGGAGGTTTGCTTGGGAAACAGGGGATGTTGAAAAGTATGCTGTTTATTATGCCGAAGATTCTATTCAGGGTGATAGGCGTGGAAAAGACGCAATTATAGAGCATAAAAGATCAACTTGGAATACAAGGAAGCCAAAAGAAGTCTTTTTAACAGGTCTGCGTGTTATGGCTGTAAAAGATGGTATTCAGGTTGATATGGCACAAAGGTTTCATGATGCGTTAGCCTATAGTGATAAAGGAATAAAGACATTATTGTTACGTCCTACTGGCAAATCATGGGTTATTGTCCGTGAAGATTGGAGTGAGATACTACAATGA